The genomic stretch AGGTTTATGACAATCAGAGGTTAAAATCAGAGGGTTATGATCAGAAATTTCTCTAGGAGGTCTCCTAACCATAGCAGTTGGAAAAATATCTTCCCAATCTCTAGAAACCAAAATCCTATCAAGCTTTTCCAGAGTAGGATCCTCTTGATTATTAGACCAAGTATAAAGACCACCAGTCATGACAATCTCTTTAAGTTCATAAAAGCCAATCAGAGAGTTAAAGAGATTAGAGAACCTAGTTAAACCATGAGGCTTATTTCTCTCACTAGCAAATCTTACAATATTAAAATCGCCCCTATCAGAATGGGATCTGAATTTCGAGAGCAAAAAGAGGAAAGTTCAGCAAGAAAGTCCATCTTCTTATCATCATGAGCTGCACCATACACTATTAGCAGATTCCACTTTATTTTGTTACTTTTGTCCCACAAATTCATTTGAAGCATAAAGTCACCTTGTTGAAAGGATCCTACATCATACAAATCATTTCGCACACCTACCAAAATACCACCAGATTTTCCTTTGGAAGGATTATACAACCATAGATAGTCTTTATTTGAATCAAACTTCCTAAGAATCTTCTCATCACACTCCTTAATCATATTTCTTGTAAGCCAACAAAATGAAACCGATGTTGAGATATCAAATCCTTAAGGAATGTAGACACTCCTTTTTTCTAAGACCTCGACAGTTCCAAATTAAACCATTGATACTCATTTTCTaacttttttaatattttttggaACATTTCTTTTACTCAATttccctttcttcttcttcaaatCATCAGGAGTTTCCTGTATGATTCTTCTACTGTTTTGAGAATTGGCCAGCATCAaactttttctcttttctcttttttttctccttgATTCAACCAGAATAAAATCTTCTAACTCAGAAGACTCTTCATTAATCCACTCAATAGCTAATGGAACATCCTCCTCTAAGCCCCCCTCAACTACATCAGTTTGAGGTTTTTGATTTTTTACATTTTGCTTTTGATACAAATCGTCTCTAGCTTTCTCTAAATCTCTAATAAGGTTAAAAGTATCAAAACTACTTTCTTCAACCACAATTCCCATGCAGGAAGTAATGTGAGAAATATCATCATCTAAAAGTATAGAAAAGGAGTTATGATTAGAGTATATACCTTCAAAGTTTGTATCCTCAGTATTCCTCTCCAATTCTTCCAAATTTGTCAGGGGTGTgatcttcttcagcctttcacTTCTCCTTCTTTCTTGCTCAGGAATAGCTTTTTCAGTCTGTATCTCACAATCAGATAAAGGCAGGGCTCCACCCTTAATGATGCCTCCATCAATGTCCATGATCTCACTTTCTTGAGCGTTGACAATGGTGTCATCAGATAAAAAAATCTCAGGAGATTGAGTGTTAACAGTTACATTCACACCTTTTGTATCATCCTCCTTGAGCTTGTCATCTAGCTTAGCAAGTGACATATCCTTGATATTAACTTCTGAAGTCTCATTCATAAACCATATCTGCTTGGAACTGTTCTCTTGATCATTCTTAGAGGTTTGGCCACCACCATCCATACCAGCCAGTAATGCCAGTTTATGTGCAAAGGAGTCACTATCAGAATCAGAGTCTTCCAAAGTCTCAGGAATATGAACTTTCTCCCCATCATCATCAATACATCTCTTCTTGAATGACTTTTGTGCAACACTCTTCGGATTAGTTGCAGTGATGTCTCCACTGCCAACTTTAGGTGGTGCAGACCAACATATTTGGGATTGCTTACTAATCTCACTTTCTTTTCCTTTGTTACTGGTGTCTCCTGCTCTAGACAggttttctttcttctcttctAGCTGACTTTTTCCAGCATCTATACCAGACTTAGTTCTTTTAGCAGGAGGTTGGGAATCAGGGTCGCCCACAGTAATTCCACTCTTAAGCATCTTGGGTCCACTTTCAATAGTGACTTCCCTTTCAAAACCAAAGTCAATCAGATACATGCCCAAGAAACTTTCAGCAGTCTTAGGTACCCTAGTGACATCCCTACAGGCTATCTTGAGTCTAACATAATCATACCTGTATCTAGACCCTTCATCAATTTCCAACACCTTACCCACCAATCCACCTATTTTGGCAAGGGTCTTTACAGACCTCTGATCAGCTGGAATCCCACTAACTCTGAACCAGGCAGTCTGCAGAATACCTTTAGCACCAACAGCAGGGGACCATGTCTCAATGGTAATTTGAGCATCATTTCTTAGAGTCAGATTCTTAATACGACTCCATTCAGTTACCATCTTAGCATTAGGAAATCTAAGCAGAAACTTTTTATTAGCTATTGGCCGTGCACGCCATCTCCAAGTATCAGCTCCAATGAGATTCATAAACTCAAACTCAATTTGTTTAGCATTGGCATTACCTTCTATCACTTTGATAACAGCAGTACTAGCTTTTTCAATTGCAACCCTAGAATCAATACATTCCTCTATAAAAAAGAAGCTCTGTTCTTCTACTTGAGTGGCACAAAGTTTAGGACCATAATTCTAGGGAAGACATCTCTTACAATCAAAAGTATTATGATTGGTAAAGCCACAAATCTCACATAACATCCTACAACAATCATGAGAAGCATGATTAAAGAGACCACAGAACTCACAAGCCACATTCACAGATTTACCCATAGCCAGAGAAGAATCATCAGTATCAAGAGTTTTTGGCTTACTGTCTTTCTTGGAGGGCTCCTCCTTTTGCAGATCAGCATCTTTACAGCTTTCCTCCCCTTGTTTGTTCCCAATAGGATTACTCTTTCCTTCCCATATGTTCCTGAGTTCTTCTGAATCTTGAGTTTGAGCATCCTTACCAACAAAAGTATCTCCATTCTTCTCCTCCTTCCCAGGTTCCTCATCCTTGCGTCTCCAAGAATTAAATCTCCCCCCACCTCTGTTCCCACCCAGACCATGACCTGGTCCAAATCTCCCACGATCCTGAGTGAAACCACCACGCGTCTGCCCAAAGCCACCACGCTCATGCCCAAAACCACCACGACTCTGACCAAAACCAGCCCGACCATGGCCAAAGCCTCCACGATCTTGACTAAAGTTACCTCTCCCCGAGCCGAACCCGCCTTGTCTGCCTCCACCTCGCGGCTGCATCTCGACTACTACAGTGGGGGCTGGATTAGCACGCACCACCACAGCAAACGATCTTGGTTTGGCTCCAGACCATAAATGACCCACAAATCTGGATAGATTCACTCGAGAAGGGGCACTAGGGTTTCTCGGATTTGGGGGAGCCCCTCCGACTCGGATGGGGTTTTTAGAGTCCTGAAGTGGAGAGTACCCCGACTCGGGATCTCTCTCACCGCTATTCTCACCCCCTTCTGTATGCGTGCCACGTGTATATTCGATCGGACATACTCCCAGAATCCCCGGTACAACTTGCACTTTGGGGGGTTTTCGGAACCACCTCTGATTCCCCTGTTTCTGAAATCCCCATGGCAGATTAAACTGAGTGGAATTTCTATTCCTAGGATGAACATCCACGGGATGTTCATACGAATTCCATTGCAAATGAATCGGGGTGGATTTAATTCTCACAGTCTCACCGTCAACCTCCTCAAAGGGAAATTCCCCTTTCTGAATCGCCAATTGGTACCTCAGATCATCCTTCAAAGTAGGACTAAAACCTTTTTTCTTCGAAATAATACGAGCTGAATCACAAAGGGAAGGGAACTCAGAAAACCTGAATCTCGATGGAGATGAAGCAGAGTATCGATGTCGCGGACCCGACACCGGAACCGGCGTGGACGAAGACACCGAAAGCTGTTCCCGCCCGCGATGATCCTCCGGCCGAGCCTCTCCATCTCCGCCCCCAACCTGTCGTTCCGTCGCGAGGTGTCCCCGTCGGCGGGACTCTGGTGAAGGACCGCCCAACACCCTCCCCACCCCTAACCTTTGCTCCGCTGCGAGGTGTCCCCGTCGGCGGAACTCTGGTGAGGGGCCACCAAACACCCTCTCGCCCCCTAACCTTCGCTCCGTCGCGAGATGTCCCCGTCAGCGAAACTCCGGTGAGGACCCACACCGCCGCCTTCTCGACCGCCCTCGAAAGCGCTCCCGGATGCCCATATTATACATGTGTAGATCTACACCTTGAACATAAATATATGATAtgttttagtataaagtttttgttgtaactTTAggtctatgtttttctataattaattagaataatttatagatctaaagctataacaaaaaatttatactaaagcatatcatattatataatcaccatgtagatctactcatgtgaaacgtaaaaaatagatttttgattttatgatttttttatttacTGTGATTTAAGATTCaatggaaataaataaaaacgaaaaacaAAAAACCACTATCACAATAGCAAAATCATCGTACGCAACCACTTGAGGGGTTATTTCAACGCAGAAAGTTCAAGGGGTAATAAATATAGTTTTATAGTTTAGGGATAAAATAAAGTTCTATATAGCGTAGTTGAgttatgtaatttttttttcttatatagatatagatataagtAGCTTATGTGTGGGcggactttatttatttatttatttttagcagCGCAGTCTCAAACCTCCCTACGGCCAAAACCGCGTCTCCGTTTCCCTTTCCTCGCATGCCCCGCCTCGATCCGATCGGGAACGGTTCGAGGGGCAGGGGAATGTCGTCGTCGTCAGGGTCGTCTTCGGCGGCGGCGCACCACCAGCAGCATTACCGGCACCAGACAGGAGGGAGTGGTCTCGTGCCGCTCGCCGCGCTCATCAAGGAGGAGGCCCGCACGGAGCGCCACTCCGTAGCCAGCGGCGAAAGCAGGATCTCCGCGCGCGACGAGGACGCGGCGGGAGTAGGAAACTCAGGCGTAGGAGGGGAGGTGGCGGCGGAGACGCGGCTGGAGCGCCCGCTGCTGCGCTATGGGTGCGCCGCGCAGTGCAAAAAGGGCGAGGACTTCTTCTTGCTCAGAACGGACTGCCCGCGTCCCGCCATCTCCGTCTCCTTCCCAGACTCCCCGCACCCTACCTTCGCCGTCTTCGCCGTGAGTACCTATCCAGACATCTCGAATCTCCGCTCTCTATGCATCCATTGCCATCTTCGCCGTGATTGGGATAGTAGTACTAGTGCCGCGCTATTCTACATCTGTTGAGGATTGAGGTGGAGGTCGGGAGTATCAGAGTACCAACCTAGACAACATGGATTTGCTGACCCTGGGAACTTTGCTGCATTGGTAGCTTGGAGTTTGCTTTGCATCTGTGGGAGATGGTTGCTAAATTTGTTTGTGTGCCATGCTGCCTGTCCCTAGTTTTGGAACCAGGGCACTGGAATTTGAAGTTCACAATTATACATTTAGCTGTTCTTGGAGTGGCTATAAAGTGGAATGCATGTATGACGCAGCAATTGACAAGGATAGACTGGAGTGGTGCCAAGTGCTAATTGTACACTTCCCATCTTCAGGTACTTGATGGCCATAATGGTAACGCTGCCGCAATATACACAAGAGACAATTTGCTCAACCATGTCCTTAGTGCTATGCCAAGGGGGCTGTCCAGGGATGAGTGGTTGCACATGTTGCCCATAGCACTGGTCGCAGGGTTTGTTAAGACTGACAAGGAGTTCCAGAGCAAAGGTATGATTCTGCAATCAGCGTCTTGTAATTACTGTCGTGTGTTATCATGAATGCTGATGTCTTTTTTCTAATGTTTATCAGGGCAAACTTCTGGCACAACCGCTACATTTGTGATAATTGATGGATGGACTATCACTGTTGCATCTGTTGGTGATTCTCGCTGTATTTTAGATGCCCAGGGTGGGGCTGTTTCTTTGCTTACTGTGGATCACAGACTAGAAGAAAACATTGAGGAGTGAGTATTAATTACTTTCTAAGTAATGTGTTGTCCTATTTTGCTGGTAATGTTACATGTCAACAAGCTTTTCTATTGCTTTCTTACCTAGGAATTAGTATTGCATACATGTGTGATTTGTTTTGTCAACTAAATCAGCTGTAGTAGTCAATTGCTAGTCGCTGAAATGTTTACCACCACCATTTTATAATACAACCATATTTCCATTTCTGCAACTTGACTATGCCATCACTATTAATAAATGTTGAATTACTATATTAATTACGATTGGTAGTTAATATTAAAAAAGTAGAAAGCTTTTGTTTTCTATAGCCTTGGTCTTGGTTCCTGTCTTGTTACCTGTAATTGGTAGCAGTTGCTAATATTCTTTCCTCAAGTACCAGTGTGGACATTATTGCTGCGTGTAAGAATATATTAGTAATTTTTGCTTTACCAAAACTATCATGTGAAATTATGGTAGGAGGGAGCGCGTTACAGCAAGTGGAGGTGAAGTTGGAAGGCTCAGTGTTGTTGGCGGAGCAGAGGTGTGCTCTCACTTGCTGTCAGAAGAATATGATTTTACATGCTAGCTTTCTATGCTATATCTATGATACCATGCATTAAATACTAGTAGCTTAACATTTGAAGGACTACAAAACAACATAACAATTGTCCTACTCTGTTACAAGATTGGTCCGCTACGATGCTGGCCAGGAGGTCTATGCTTATCAAGATCCATTGGAGATATTGATGTTGGCGAATTTATTGTCCCTGTTCCATATGTGAAGCAAGTGAAGGTATTACTCTGTTATTTTCAAAAATAGATGTCAGAAATTCTTCTGTTTGTGATCTGTAGGCTTTCCATTATtcatggacatgtaatctgccAGTATGCTAATTGTTTTATTTGACTTGGTTCATTTTTTCTTTCTCCTAGTTGTCAAATGCTGGAGGAAGACTTATTATTGCTTCAGATGGCATTTGGGATGCATTATCCTCAGAAGCAGCTGCTAAGTCTTGCAGAGGTTTGCCTGCTGAGCTTGCCGCAAAGCAAGTTGTTAAGGTAAATAGTTTACCACTTGGTTATATATTCTTGTTTAACCTTGATGATACTTCTTATGGTTGCCAATTACTATTATTGCATCAGCAGACATCAACTATGATGCATCAGCAAGTTGACTATGCTTCTTACCCAAGTACTTTTATGCAATAATCTTTTAGGAGGCACTCAGGACTAGAGGGCTAAAGGATGATACAACTTGCATTGTTGTTGACATAATCCCACCTGGTCAAACAATACAGCCTCTGTCTCCTCCGAAAAAGATGAGCAAGCTGAAGTCTTTAATCTTTAGAAAGAAAGCAAAGGACCCT from Sorghum bicolor cultivar BTx623 chromosome 3, Sorghum_bicolor_NCBIv3, whole genome shotgun sequence encodes the following:
- the LOC8069553 gene encoding probable protein phosphatase 2C 3, whose translation is MPRLDPIGNGSRGRGMSSSSGSSSAAAHHQQHYRHQTGGSGLVPLAALIKEEARTERHSVASGESRISARDEDAAGVGNSGVGGEVAAETRLERPLLRYGCAAQCKKGEDFFLLRTDCPRPAISVSFPDSPHPTFAVFAVLDGHNGNAAAIYTRDNLLNHVLSAMPRGLSRDEWLHMLPIALVAGFVKTDKEFQSKGQTSGTTATFVIIDGWTITVASVGDSRCILDAQGGAVSLLTVDHRLEENIEERERVTASGGEVGRLSVVGGAEIGPLRCWPGGLCLSRSIGDIDVGEFIVPVPYVKQVKLSNAGGRLIIASDGIWDALSSEAAAKSCRGLPAELAAKQVVKEALRTRGLKDDTTCIVVDIIPPGQTIQPLSPPKKMSKLKSLIFRKKAKDPSQKLTKQHSAVGIVEEIFEEGSAMLSERLGPHSDGRRTSSLFTCAICQLDLEPSEGISVHAGSIFSSSSRPWEGPFLCSDCRDKKDAMEGKRPSGVKVL